One Halanaerobiales bacterium genomic window, ATTGCTATTTCTCCTAGAGTAGGACCTACAGTACTTCTGGCTATAACTTCAACCGGAACTGGTAAAGCACCTTCTCTAATTAAAATAGCATCTTCACGTGCTTCCTGTACACTACTATAACCGGTTATTTGTCCTCCGGAGCCGGATATTACTGATTGAACAGTAGGATTTGTCAGTCTTTCATCATCAAGATAAATTCCCATTTTTTGACCTAATAACCTTCTTGTTACTTCTTCAAATTTTTCCTGTCCATCCTGTGTTAATTTAAAAGCAACAACCGGTCTACCATATTGGTCATAATCAGCACTTGCATCATTTATTACATCACCGGTCATAACAACTTCTCCATTGGGATTCTTAAATGTTAACATTGCAGTACGTCCTATTGTATCTATAGCTTCATTTGGATCATCAATGGCCGGAAGTTCTACAATTATTCGTCTTTCTCCCTGACGTTGAATAACTGGTTCAGTTAAACCTAATTGATTTACTCTTCGTTCAATAATATTAATAATTCCACTCATAACATCATCATTGATTTCTCTATTTTCTGTTTCCTGAGCCTGTAAAACTATATGAGCTCCTCCCTGTAAATCCAATCCTAGATTAATTCCATAAAAAGAAAATAAAAAATAGGCAAATCCAATTAATGCTATAATTAATACTAATTTTAATGTCTTTTTTTGTTTATATCTCATTCTTCAAGAGCCTCCTAACTTTATTGCACAGAACTTATTTCATTTATATTATATTCATAACTATCAATTACTCTCATTTTATTTATTGGCCAATAGACCCAAAAAGCCTTACCAGCAATTGAATCATATTCAACATAACCAACT contains:
- the secD gene encoding protein translocase subunit SecD, with protein sequence MRYKQKKTLKLVLIIALIGFAYFLFSFYGINLGLDLQGGAHIVLQAQETENREINDDVMSGIINIIERRVNQLGLTEPVIQRQGERRIIVELPAIDDPNEAIDTIGRTAMLTFKNPNGEVVMTGDVINDASADYDQYGRPVVAFKLTQDGQEKFEEVTRRLLGQKMGIYLDDERLTNPTVQSVISGSGGQITGYSSVQEAREDAILIREGALPVPVEVIARSTVGPTLGEIAIDKSLTAGLIGLLLVGIYMVFYYRFPGILAAIILAIYGLFLLGTLAGLQATLTLPGIAGLILSIGMAVDANIIIFERIKDEIKSGKTLRSAIDSGFKRAYTTILDANVTTIITALILAYFTSGTVRGFAVTLGIGVAVSMFTAFFVTRNLLDLFSNTQLLKSDKAFGVRGGQ